One window from the genome of Emys orbicularis isolate rEmyOrb1 chromosome 10, rEmyOrb1.hap1, whole genome shotgun sequence encodes:
- the RMI2 gene encoding recQ-mediated genome instability protein 2, with the protein MAGEPRSPPVKVLAAQLRQCRRAAGGPWLLGREEAGQGPLAVSVVWMQGTVLAVEAGGARGGSARLQDESGPFTVLGVERVPKGRPCLSAGKYVMVMGLVHSCSPEPILQAVKMTDLSDNPIHRSMWSFEVEDLHRNIS; encoded by the exons ATGGCAGGGGAGCCGCGCAGCCCGCCGGTGAAGGTGCTGGCCGCCCAGCTGAGGCAGTGCCGGCGGGCCGCGGGCgggccctggctgctgggacgGGAGGAGGCCGGGCAGGGCCCGCTGGCGGTGTCGGTGGTGTGGATGCAGGGCACGGTGCTGGCGGTGGAGGCCGGGGGCGCCCGGGGCGGCTCGGCCCGGCTGCAGGACGAGAGCGGCCCCTTCACGGTGCTGGGGGTGGAGCGGGTCCCCAAAGGGCGGCCGTGCCTCAGCGCAG GAAAGTATGTAATGGTGATGGGCTTGGTACACTCCTGCAGTCCAGAGCCTATTCTTCAAGCTGTGAAGATGACAGATCTTTCTGATAATCCTATACACAGGAGCATGTGGAGCTTTGAAGTGGAGGATTTGCACAGAAACATTTCTTAG